In Leptolyngbya sp. 'hensonii', the following proteins share a genomic window:
- a CDS encoding HetZ-related protein 2, with product MTLAEEWAKDWRLRIQTDFPSQSSAAVESMVRWLVGENPDRVTAMTGEERSIAQQAMDYRYRILQQRYLGVGPEQAYRRLIQRLGSLFLLRNKIRTWVALSRDRQRTVVDVLQEVVQELLQNDRYMQQQLNWIAQCTANPRLRNSLLLASTEEYCLRPIRNQPLLAYRFVNYLRRSQRGGMTQVPTNDLVRLVSDEVIAEDADNPVSLLDNQAIAQYQEDQEWEHRQVLRNTVQQEFSAYLVENVEPLAAEWLKLYLQGYTQEAIATALNVPIKQIYRLREKISYHAVRVFALKAQPDLVANWLEVSLQEHSLGLTPEQWQQYLDSLTPEQCQLINKLKAGKSIESIARDLNLKTNQVMGEWGKLYLAAQAVRTAS from the coding sequence ATGACGTTGGCAGAGGAATGGGCGAAGGATTGGCGACTACGGATTCAGACAGATTTTCCCAGTCAAAGTTCTGCTGCTGTGGAAAGCATGGTGCGCTGGCTGGTTGGGGAAAACCCCGATCGGGTCACAGCCATGACTGGCGAAGAACGATCGATTGCCCAGCAAGCCATGGACTATCGGTACCGCATTCTACAACAGCGTTATCTGGGCGTCGGCCCAGAACAGGCCTATCGACGTTTAATTCAACGTTTGGGTAGCCTGTTTCTGCTGCGGAATAAGATTCGCACCTGGGTGGCCCTGAGTCGAGATCGGCAACGAACCGTCGTGGATGTGCTGCAGGAAGTCGTACAGGAATTGCTTCAAAACGATCGGTATATGCAGCAGCAGCTCAATTGGATCGCCCAATGTACCGCAAATCCTCGACTACGAAACTCCCTTCTGTTGGCCAGCACCGAAGAATATTGCCTACGTCCCATTCGTAACCAGCCACTGCTAGCCTACCGGTTTGTCAACTACTTACGCCGGTCTCAGCGGGGAGGCATGACCCAGGTCCCCACGAATGACTTGGTGCGATTGGTCTCCGATGAGGTCATTGCTGAAGACGCCGACAACCCCGTCAGCCTGCTGGACAATCAGGCCATTGCCCAGTACCAAGAAGACCAGGAGTGGGAACATCGACAGGTGCTTCGCAATACTGTTCAGCAAGAGTTCTCGGCCTATCTGGTTGAAAATGTGGAACCCCTGGCGGCTGAATGGTTAAAGCTTTACCTCCAGGGATATACCCAGGAGGCAATTGCCACCGCGTTAAACGTCCCAATTAAGCAAATTTACCGACTGCGCGAAAAGATCAGTTATCATGCAGTTCGAGTGTTTGCCCTCAAAGCTCAACCTGATCTGGTCGCCAACTGGTTGGAGGTTTCTCTCCAGGAACATAGCCTGGGGCTGACCCCAGAACAGTGGCAGCAATATCTGGATAGCCTAACACCAGAACAATGCCAGTTAATCAATAAACTGAAGGCCGGTAAAAGTATTGAGTCGATCGCCCGGGATCTGAATCTCAAGACCAATCAAGTGATGGGGGAATGGGGAAAGCTTTATCTGGCTGCCCAAGCTGTTCGGACTGCATCCTGA
- the aroF gene encoding 3-deoxy-7-phosphoheptulonate synthase, translating to MIVVMKVGSPEPEIVRVCEELTGWGLTPEKIVGKHKVVLGLVGETVSLDPLQIQEVSPWIEQVLRVEQPFKRASREYRHGEASTVTVPTPNGSIHFGEHHPLVVVAGPCSVENEEMIVETARRVKAAGAHFLRGGAYKPRTSPYAFQGHGESALGLLAAARSVTGLGIITEVMDASDLDKVAEIADVVQVGARNMQNFSLLKKVGAQDKPVLLKRGMAATIEDWLMAAEYVLAAGNPNVILCERGIRTFDRQYARNTLDLAAIPVLRALTHLPIMIDPSHGTGRAEYVPAMAMAAIAAGTDSLMIEVHPNPAKALSDGPQSLTPERFDRLIKELSVVGKAMNRWPEPVAARV from the coding sequence ATGATTGTTGTAATGAAAGTGGGTTCCCCGGAACCTGAAATCGTTCGGGTCTGCGAGGAACTGACTGGCTGGGGATTAACACCCGAAAAGATTGTCGGGAAGCATAAGGTTGTTCTGGGGTTGGTTGGAGAGACCGTATCTTTGGACCCCTTGCAAATTCAGGAGGTTAGCCCCTGGATTGAGCAAGTGTTGCGAGTAGAGCAACCCTTTAAGCGGGCCAGTCGTGAATATCGTCATGGGGAGGCCAGTACGGTTACGGTTCCAACTCCCAATGGCTCCATCCATTTTGGGGAGCACCATCCTCTGGTTGTTGTGGCGGGTCCCTGCTCTGTTGAAAATGAAGAGATGATTGTTGAGACGGCCCGACGGGTTAAGGCTGCCGGGGCTCATTTCCTGAGAGGGGGCGCTTACAAGCCTCGGACTTCTCCTTATGCGTTTCAGGGTCATGGAGAAAGTGCTCTGGGGCTGCTGGCGGCAGCTCGTTCCGTGACAGGTCTGGGGATTATTACAGAAGTCATGGATGCATCAGACCTGGATAAAGTGGCGGAGATTGCTGACGTGGTTCAAGTAGGAGCCCGCAACATGCAAAATTTCTCGCTGCTGAAAAAGGTGGGAGCCCAGGATAAGCCTGTGTTGCTGAAGCGTGGTATGGCGGCCACGATCGAAGATTGGCTGATGGCTGCAGAATATGTGCTGGCTGCAGGGAATCCCAATGTCATTCTCTGTGAGCGGGGAATCCGGACTTTTGATCGCCAGTATGCTCGAAATACGCTGGACCTGGCTGCAATTCCCGTTCTACGGGCCTTGACTCACCTGCCAATCATGATCGATCCTAGTCACGGCACTGGACGGGCAGAATATGTGCCCGCCATGGCTATGGCTGCGATTGCAGCCGGAACGGACTCGCTGATGATTGAGGTTCACCCCAACCCGGCTAAAGCCCTGTCGGATGGGCCCCAATCTTTGACGCCAGAGCGTTTCGATCGCCTAATAAAAGAATTGTCTGTCGTGGGTAAAGCTATGAACCGTTGGCCTGAACCCGTAGCAGCCCGCGTCTGA
- a CDS encoding PAM68 family protein encodes MAARDPLPFEPAKNSKKTTPESAAKDSSGPEVRQQGATSAAASGSTRINQAQKKQSGRVGNSLNQESEATSIPQAVSRRMVRRMAVFSGIPTTLGVAVFFISYWIVIQGWFKLPNAIVVFLSMGCFGLGVLGLSYGVLSASWDEETTGGWLGWPEFTTNLGRMTAAWRSARQKD; translated from the coding sequence ATGGCTGCCCGTGATCCACTCCCTTTTGAGCCAGCTAAGAATTCCAAGAAGACGACCCCAGAATCTGCTGCTAAAGACTCATCTGGACCAGAAGTGCGTCAGCAAGGCGCTACTTCTGCGGCAGCATCTGGATCGACGAGGATTAATCAGGCTCAGAAAAAGCAGTCTGGGCGGGTGGGCAATAGCTTGAATCAGGAGTCTGAAGCGACAAGCATTCCCCAAGCCGTGAGTCGGCGCATGGTTCGGCGCATGGCTGTTTTCAGTGGTATCCCAACAACTCTGGGTGTTGCTGTGTTTTTCATCAGCTACTGGATTGTGATTCAGGGTTGGTTTAAGCTACCGAATGCAATTGTGGTATTTCTAAGTATGGGCTGCTTCGGCCTGGGTGTTTTGGGCCTGAGCTATGGCGTGCTCTCTGCCTCCTGGGATGAAGAAACGACAGGCGGTTGGCTGGGTTGGCCGGAGTTCACAACGAACTTAGGTCGGATGACAGCGGCATGGCGCTCGGCGAGGCAGAAGGATTAG
- the rpsO gene encoding 30S ribosomal protein S15 codes for MALLQEQKHQIISDYQIHETDTGSAHVQVAILTERINKLSEHLKANKKDHTSRRGLLRMIGHRKRLLSYIQEQDQDRYRALITRLGIRG; via the coding sequence ATGGCCCTGTTACAAGAGCAAAAACATCAGATTATTTCCGATTATCAGATTCACGAAACGGATACCGGTTCTGCCCATGTTCAGGTCGCTATCCTGACAGAGCGAATTAACAAGCTGAGTGAGCATCTGAAAGCCAATAAGAAAGACCACACATCCCGTCGAGGTCTGCTCAGGATGATTGGTCATCGTAAGCGCTTGCTGTCTTATATTCAAGAGCAGGATCAGGATCGCTACAGAGCCCTGATTACACGCCTCGGTATTCGCGGTTAA
- the ruvA gene encoding Holliday junction branch migration protein RuvA has product MIGYLKGIVVNIQRTGGNRVTLTLEVSQIGYDLQITQRLIAGLPPVGELAQIYTHMQVREDQLVGFGFASAAERDLFRQLISVSGIGAQLAIALLDTLGLQDLVQAIVSGNTRLLAKAPGVGTKTAERIALELKTKLSEWRQQTGLLTSPLAGPNLSIQEDVEMTLLALGYTGYEIAQALQAVGQNTALSKNADAEEWIRQAIGWLSR; this is encoded by the coding sequence ATGATTGGTTACCTGAAAGGGATTGTGGTTAACATTCAACGGACCGGGGGCAATCGTGTCACCTTGACCCTGGAAGTGAGCCAGATTGGATATGACCTGCAGATTACCCAGCGGTTGATTGCGGGACTCCCGCCGGTGGGAGAGTTGGCCCAAATCTATACCCACATGCAGGTGCGAGAAGATCAGCTCGTGGGGTTTGGTTTTGCATCGGCGGCTGAGCGGGATCTCTTTCGGCAACTGATTAGCGTCAGTGGTATCGGAGCCCAACTGGCGATCGCCCTTTTAGATACACTTGGGTTGCAGGATCTGGTTCAGGCCATTGTTTCTGGTAATACACGCCTTCTGGCTAAGGCACCTGGTGTGGGGACAAAGACAGCCGAGCGAATTGCGTTAGAACTCAAGACTAAGTTGTCAGAATGGCGTCAGCAAACGGGTTTATTAACCAGCCCCCTGGCGGGTCCTAATCTGTCCATTCAGGAAGATGTGGAAATGACCCTCCTGGCTCTGGGATATACCGGGTATGAAATTGCTCAGGCGTTACAGGCTGTGGGGCAAAATACGGCTCTTTCCAAGAATGCGGATGCTGAAGAGTGGATTCGACAGGCGATCGGTTGGCTGAGTCGTTGA
- a CDS encoding GNAT family N-acetyltransferase, producing the protein MNSLTPYISQIEEILRRTPGSRRWHIRPVGQVDIYSLSEIITDSFHSRVGPMGWFYPFLQIGITEDLRHRLKSELPHYICLVAEEVTGNNPIPSLNRHPPIGTVEMALKPSHFFQRAHKQHYYLSNLAVQSKYRRQGVAQKLLAGCEQIALHIGLKDLYLHVLEDNYQAQRLYHKSGYHLEKVDPDWSSYLLRRPKRLLLRKHLTS; encoded by the coding sequence GTGAATAGTCTGACTCCCTACATCAGTCAAATTGAGGAGATTTTAAGACGGACTCCTGGCTCCCGTCGATGGCATATTCGCCCTGTAGGTCAAGTAGACATTTATTCTCTCTCGGAAATAATTACGGACAGCTTCCACTCCCGTGTAGGCCCGATGGGCTGGTTTTATCCCTTCTTGCAGATTGGGATTACTGAAGACTTGCGCCATCGCTTAAAGTCTGAGCTTCCTCACTACATCTGCTTAGTCGCCGAGGAGGTCACTGGCAACAATCCAATCCCTAGTCTGAACCGTCACCCTCCTATTGGAACTGTAGAAATGGCCCTCAAGCCTTCTCACTTCTTCCAACGGGCCCATAAGCAGCATTATTATCTTTCCAATCTGGCCGTTCAATCGAAATACCGTAGACAGGGGGTGGCCCAAAAGCTGCTGGCAGGCTGTGAGCAAATTGCACTGCATATTGGCTTGAAAGACTTATATCTTCATGTTTTAGAAGACAATTATCAGGCCCAACGTCTCTACCACAAGAGTGGCTATCACCTGGAAAAAGTTGACCCAGATTGGTCCTCTTACTTACTCAGACGGCCAAAAAGACTGCTCCTGCGTAAGCATTTAACCTCATGA
- a CDS encoding ComF family protein has protein sequence MNHWSRYLKPFLNLFLESPCPLCQRSTPQEICPTCQKQIWQCRLLHLEETWQNDPRLFTWGLYTGALRRALTMLKYDNQPQLAQPLGQWLAEAWLTVPHISKPASPLIVVPIPMHQAKQRQRGFNQAELIAASFCRITQLPLESWGLERVRATEAQFGLSALARAQNLTGAFRLGRGLKQHHTGSILLVDDIYTTGATTRSAIHTLTRHNIQVYGLIAVARTPHVQADSN, from the coding sequence ATGAATCATTGGTCCCGCTACCTGAAGCCCTTCTTAAACCTATTTCTGGAGAGTCCCTGTCCCCTCTGTCAGCGATCGACCCCCCAGGAAATCTGCCCAACTTGTCAAAAGCAGATCTGGCAATGTCGCCTGCTTCATCTGGAGGAGACTTGGCAGAATGACCCTCGCCTATTCACCTGGGGATTGTACACCGGTGCTTTGAGGCGAGCCCTGACGATGCTGAAATACGACAATCAGCCCCAACTAGCCCAACCTTTAGGGCAATGGCTGGCGGAAGCGTGGCTCACTGTTCCCCACATCTCCAAACCCGCATCTCCATTGATCGTAGTTCCCATCCCCATGCATCAGGCCAAGCAGCGTCAACGGGGATTCAATCAGGCCGAACTGATCGCTGCAAGTTTTTGCCGTATCACTCAATTACCCCTAGAAAGCTGGGGCTTGGAGCGCGTTCGAGCCACAGAAGCTCAATTTGGCCTATCAGCCCTGGCACGAGCCCAAAACTTAACCGGGGCATTTCGTCTGGGACGGGGCTTAAAGCAGCACCACACCGGTTCCATTCTTTTAGTAGACGATATCTACACCACAGGAGCGACAACCCGATCGGCCATCCATACCCTGACCCGGCATAACATCCAGGTCTATGGCCTGATCGCTGTCGCCCGCACCCCTCATGTTCAAGCTGATTCCAACTGA
- a CDS encoding ABC transporter substrate-binding protein, translated as MKDFVTRTASFLITSALLLTACNPTNLGPETTTNSTSTAPGPATAIPIGIAVAQTSNVALLGQEQVTGVRIAEKYFNDRGGVNGTPIKLVFQDTSGDEAGTINAFQTLISQSQVVAIVGPTLSQQAFSADPIANRAGVPVLGPSNTAKGIPQIGDYIGRVSAPVSVVAPNSVKAALKLDPKIKRVAVFFAQNDAFSKSETEIFQQTVKDLGLELITVQKFQTTDTDFQSQATNGINAKPDLIIISGLAADGGNLVRQLRELGYKGIIIGGNGLNTSNIFSVCKALCDGVLIAQAYSPELSSPINTEFRKAYLDLNQKEPPQFSAQAFTGVQVFVEALKALDSQTKIKTMPLPQLRTALNKQVLAGKYSTPLGEISFTSEGEIVQKEFYVAQIKMDPDGNNGKFVFLK; from the coding sequence ATGAAAGATTTTGTTACACGTACAGCCTCATTCTTAATAACTTCAGCGCTTTTACTGACAGCTTGTAATCCAACCAATCTTGGCCCTGAAACAACAACCAATTCAACTTCAACTGCCCCAGGTCCAGCCACAGCAATTCCGATCGGGATTGCCGTGGCTCAGACTAGTAATGTCGCCTTATTAGGACAAGAACAAGTCACAGGAGTCAGGATTGCTGAAAAATACTTCAACGATCGTGGTGGTGTCAATGGCACGCCGATTAAATTGGTATTTCAAGATACTTCTGGGGATGAAGCAGGCACCATTAATGCCTTTCAAACCCTGATCAGCCAAAGTCAGGTGGTGGCGATTGTGGGGCCAACCTTGTCCCAACAGGCATTCAGTGCAGATCCGATCGCCAATCGAGCAGGGGTTCCCGTTCTCGGCCCCTCCAATACAGCCAAAGGTATTCCTCAAATCGGAGATTATATCGGTCGGGTTTCAGCCCCAGTTTCTGTGGTCGCTCCCAATTCAGTTAAAGCGGCCCTAAAGCTGGACCCCAAAATTAAGCGTGTCGCCGTCTTCTTTGCCCAGAATGATGCATTCAGCAAATCAGAAACCGAGATTTTTCAGCAGACCGTTAAAGATCTGGGACTGGAATTGATCACAGTCCAAAAATTTCAGACCACAGATACAGACTTTCAATCCCAGGCCACAAACGGCATCAATGCCAAGCCTGATCTGATCATCATTTCCGGGCTCGCCGCTGACGGGGGAAACCTAGTCCGACAGTTACGGGAACTGGGATACAAAGGGATTATTATTGGCGGCAATGGGTTGAATACCTCCAATATTTTCTCCGTCTGTAAGGCACTCTGTGATGGGGTTCTCATTGCCCAGGCTTACAGCCCTGAACTATCCAGTCCCATCAATACTGAATTCCGCAAAGCCTATTTAGATCTAAATCAGAAGGAACCCCCTCAATTTAGTGCCCAGGCTTTTACTGGGGTTCAGGTATTCGTAGAAGCCTTAAAAGCACTGGACAGCCAGACCAAAATCAAGACAATGCCCCTGCCTCAACTCCGAACCGCCCTGAACAAACAGGTCCTGGCTGGAAAATACAGCACGCCCCTGGGTGAAATTTCCTTCACCTCAGAAGGGGAAATTGTCCAAAAAGAATTCTATGTGGCCCAGATCAAAATGGATCCAGATGGCAATAATGGCAAATTTGTGTTTTTGAAATGA
- the radA gene encoding DNA repair protein RadA, producing the protein MAKSRTHYVCNHCGAESPQYFGKCPLCGSWNSLLEQVAPVLPAGAGASGAGMAVRQKKRSARSEDTSQAKAALTLNQISDYPQTRLPSGYRELDRVLGGGIVPGSLVLIGGDPGIGKSTLLLQMAHQLATRHPILYVCAEESGQQVKLRSQRLGIQKDRDLQGDGDQGSCRETTLPLSSPLDRLYLLPETDLDTILAELESLRPQVAVIDSIQALYFAALGSSPGSVAQVRECTSLLMQVAKRESISLFIVGHVTKEGAIAGPKVLEHLVDTVLYFEGDRFASHRLLRSVKNRFGATHELGVFEMVDQGLEEVLNPSELFLGNREDPSPGTATIVACEGTRPIVVELQALVSPTSYSSPRRSTTGVEFNRLLQILAVLEKRVGIPLSKLDAYVASSGGLTVAEPAADLGAAIAIAASFRDRTVDPLTVLIGEVGLGGQVRSVSQMELRLKEAAKLGFRRAIIPRGQNFSIRGMEIVPVGRVVEAIAAALPGRSE; encoded by the coding sequence ATGGCAAAATCTCGAACTCATTACGTTTGCAATCATTGTGGAGCAGAGTCTCCCCAGTATTTTGGTAAATGTCCCCTCTGTGGGAGCTGGAATTCTCTGCTTGAGCAGGTAGCCCCTGTGCTGCCAGCGGGGGCGGGGGCTTCAGGAGCTGGGATGGCAGTGCGACAGAAAAAGCGATCTGCTCGATCGGAAGACACCTCCCAGGCTAAGGCTGCCCTGACCCTGAACCAGATTTCTGATTATCCCCAGACTCGGTTGCCTTCTGGTTACCGGGAACTCGATCGAGTTCTAGGGGGTGGGATTGTGCCGGGCTCACTGGTCTTAATTGGGGGGGATCCGGGGATTGGTAAATCGACCCTACTACTGCAGATGGCCCACCAACTGGCGACAAGGCACCCCATTCTCTATGTCTGTGCTGAAGAATCGGGCCAGCAGGTAAAGCTGCGATCGCAACGGCTGGGGATACAAAAGGACCGGGACCTGCAGGGCGATGGTGACCAGGGAAGCTGCAGGGAAACAACGCTGCCGCTGTCCTCGCCCCTGGATCGCCTGTATTTGCTGCCAGAAACTGATCTGGATACAATCCTGGCGGAATTGGAGTCCCTCCGGCCCCAGGTGGCGGTGATTGATAGTATTCAGGCCCTTTATTTTGCTGCCCTGGGGTCGTCCCCTGGTTCCGTGGCCCAGGTGCGAGAATGTACCTCTCTGCTGATGCAGGTGGCGAAGCGGGAGAGCATTAGCTTGTTTATTGTGGGTCATGTGACCAAAGAAGGGGCGATCGCGGGGCCAAAAGTGTTGGAGCATCTGGTAGACACCGTGCTGTACTTTGAAGGCGATCGGTTTGCCAGCCATCGCCTGCTCCGTTCCGTCAAGAACCGATTTGGGGCGACCCATGAATTGGGAGTGTTTGAGATGGTGGACCAGGGACTGGAAGAGGTCTTAAACCCCTCGGAACTGTTTCTGGGCAATCGGGAAGACCCTTCACCCGGAACGGCCACCATCGTGGCCTGTGAAGGCACCCGCCCGATCGTGGTGGAATTACAGGCCCTGGTTAGCCCTACCAGTTACAGTTCTCCCCGTCGTTCTACGACAGGGGTGGAATTTAACCGCCTGTTGCAAATTCTGGCGGTGTTGGAAAAACGGGTCGGGATTCCCCTCTCCAAGTTAGATGCCTATGTGGCCTCTTCCGGGGGGCTGACCGTGGCGGAGCCCGCGGCTGATTTGGGAGCGGCCATTGCGATCGCAGCCAGTTTCCGCGATCGCACCGTTGATCCACTGACGGTTTTGATTGGGGAGGTGGGCCTGGGTGGGCAGGTGCGCTCTGTCTCCCAGATGGAACTGCGACTTAAGGAAGCTGCCAAACTGGGCTTCCGGCGGGCCATCATTCCCCGAGGCCAGAACTTCTCGATTCGAGGCATGGAGATTGTCCCGGTGGGGCGGGTTGTGGAGGCGATCGCAGCGGCTTTACCCGGACGATCAGAGTAG
- the rpaB gene encoding response regulator transcription factor RpaB, with protein MENHKEKILVVDDEASIRRILETRLSMIGYDVVTAADGEEALDTFRSTDPDLVVLDVMMPKLDGYGVCQELRKESDVPIIMLTALGDVADRITGLELGADDYVVKPFSPKELEARIRSVLRRVEKTGTTGIPSSGVIHINAIRIDTNKRQVYKGDERIRLTGMEFSLLELLVSRSGEAFSRSEILQEVWGYTPERHVDTRVVDVHISRLRAKLEDDPSNPELILTARGTGYLFQRIIEPSENE; from the coding sequence TTGGAAAATCACAAAGAAAAGATATTAGTTGTTGATGATGAAGCCAGTATTCGGCGGATTCTTGAGACACGCCTCTCAATGATTGGCTACGACGTTGTCACTGCTGCTGACGGAGAAGAGGCCCTCGATACATTTCGCAGCACAGATCCAGATCTGGTGGTTCTGGATGTCATGATGCCCAAACTGGATGGCTATGGGGTCTGTCAAGAACTTCGCAAAGAGTCAGACGTGCCCATCATCATGCTGACTGCCCTAGGAGATGTTGCCGATCGTATCACTGGCCTGGAATTAGGTGCAGACGATTACGTGGTCAAACCCTTTTCCCCCAAGGAACTGGAAGCCCGGATCCGATCGGTGTTAAGGCGCGTTGAGAAAACCGGCACCACCGGCATCCCCAGTTCTGGGGTCATTCACATCAATGCCATTCGGATTGATACCAACAAGCGGCAAGTCTACAAAGGTGATGAGCGGATTCGGCTCACCGGAATGGAGTTCAGTCTGCTAGAGTTGCTGGTCAGCCGCTCTGGGGAAGCCTTTTCCCGCTCAGAAATTCTGCAGGAAGTTTGGGGCTACACCCCCGAACGTCACGTAGATACCCGAGTTGTAGATGTTCACATTTCTCGCCTGCGAGCCAAATTAGAAGATGACCCCAGCAATCCAGAGTTAATTCTGACTGCTCGGGGCACGGGTTATCTATTTCAGCGAATTATTGAGCCTTCAGAGAATGAATGA
- the plsX gene encoding phosphate acyltransferase PlsX: protein MALTQARIAVDAMGGDHAPAEIVAGAVRAQEELGVEVLLVGDPHQIEAALKKHINSSHLKIIPAEGIVEMHEEPLGALRRKPKSSINVAMDLVKQNQAEAVVSAGHSGAAMAAALLRLGRLKGIDRPAIGTVLPTMIAGKSVLILDVGANVDCRPKFLEQFAMMGVVYSRYVLGNNDPKVGLLNIGEESSKGNDLALRTYQLLHENPTIPFIGNAEGRDVLSGDFDVIVCDGFVGNILLKFAEAIGEVLLQIVREELPQGLHGKLGTALLKPNLRRIKQRIDHAEHGGALLLGVDGICIISHGSSQGPSIFNAIRLAKEAIDNQVLERIQASYQTIPAPTGEPE, encoded by the coding sequence ATGGCATTAACTCAGGCACGGATCGCAGTTGACGCGATGGGCGGAGATCACGCTCCTGCCGAAATTGTTGCAGGAGCAGTCAGAGCTCAAGAAGAGTTGGGGGTAGAAGTTCTCCTAGTCGGAGATCCCCATCAGATTGAGGCTGCTCTGAAGAAGCATATAAATTCCTCTCACCTAAAAATTATTCCCGCCGAGGGAATCGTCGAGATGCACGAAGAACCTCTAGGGGCATTGAGACGTAAACCGAAGTCCTCGATTAACGTGGCGATGGATCTGGTCAAGCAGAACCAGGCTGAAGCTGTGGTTTCTGCAGGGCACTCTGGTGCAGCCATGGCGGCAGCACTCCTGCGGTTAGGCCGACTGAAAGGAATCGATCGTCCTGCTATTGGCACAGTTTTACCCACCATGATTGCGGGCAAATCTGTTCTGATTCTGGACGTGGGGGCCAATGTAGATTGTCGGCCCAAGTTTCTGGAGCAGTTTGCCATGATGGGGGTTGTCTACAGCCGCTACGTCCTCGGCAATAATGACCCTAAAGTGGGGCTGCTGAATATTGGAGAGGAGTCTTCCAAGGGCAATGATCTGGCCCTGCGCACCTATCAGCTCTTGCACGAGAATCCCACCATTCCCTTCATTGGCAACGCAGAAGGTCGGGATGTCCTTTCCGGTGATTTCGATGTCATTGTCTGCGACGGATTTGTCGGTAACATTCTTCTGAAATTTGCAGAGGCGATCGGAGAAGTTCTCCTGCAAATTGTGCGAGAGGAACTCCCCCAAGGGTTGCACGGAAAGCTGGGGACAGCGCTTTTAAAACCAAACCTGCGCCGAATCAAGCAACGGATTGACCATGCAGAACATGGAGGGGCCTTACTCCTGGGAGTGGACGGCATTTGCATCATCAGCCATGGCAGTTCCCAGGGTCCCAGTATCTTCAATGCGATTCGACTAGCCAAAGAAGCGATCGACAATCAAGTTCTAGAGCGAATTCAGGCTAGCTATCAGACCATACCAGCCCCGACAGGTGAGCCAGAATAA
- a CDS encoding beta-ketoacyl-ACP synthase III: protein MQQLGLGIAITGSGSAVPPTALSNEQLSQIVETSDEWIASRTGIRERHVGSPELSLADLAAQAGEAALSMAALPAAEVDLIILATSTADDLFGSAALIQAKLGASRAVAFDLTAACSGFLFGLVTAAQFIRAGTYQNVLLIGADMLSRWTDWSDRRTCILFGDGAGAVLIQANERDCLLGFELRSDGTQNNCLNLAYQPQAKSVLEGVDLGQGNYQFITMNGQEVYRFAVRQVPEVIEKSLYRAKLTIDQIDWLLLHQANQRILDAVSQRLNVPPEKVISNLAHYGNTSAASIPLALDEEVRQGRVKPGDIIASSGFGAGLTWGAAIFRWGR from the coding sequence ATGCAGCAATTGGGATTGGGCATCGCAATTACAGGCAGTGGTTCCGCAGTGCCACCCACTGCCCTGAGTAATGAACAACTCAGCCAGATTGTTGAAACCTCAGATGAGTGGATTGCCAGCCGGACTGGGATTCGAGAGCGGCATGTTGGCAGTCCAGAATTGTCCCTAGCCGACCTGGCTGCTCAAGCAGGTGAAGCAGCCTTGAGCATGGCTGCCTTACCTGCTGCTGAGGTAGACCTGATCATCCTGGCGACCTCCACTGCGGATGACCTGTTCGGCAGCGCTGCTTTGATTCAGGCCAAACTAGGGGCATCACGAGCCGTTGCCTTTGACCTGACTGCCGCCTGCTCCGGCTTCCTCTTTGGGCTGGTCACAGCCGCTCAGTTCATTCGCGCCGGTACCTACCAGAATGTGCTGTTGATTGGGGCTGATATGCTATCCCGCTGGACGGATTGGAGCGATCGTCGCACCTGCATCCTGTTCGGAGATGGGGCTGGGGCCGTACTCATACAAGCGAATGAGCGGGATTGCCTGCTGGGGTTTGAACTTCGCAGTGACGGCACCCAAAATAATTGCCTGAATCTGGCCTATCAACCCCAAGCCAAATCTGTACTGGAGGGCGTCGATCTAGGCCAAGGGAATTACCAGTTCATTACGATGAACGGACAGGAAGTCTACCGATTTGCCGTCAGGCAGGTGCCGGAAGTGATTGAAAAATCTCTTTATCGAGCCAAACTCACGATAGACCAGATTGATTGGTTACTCCTACATCAAGCCAATCAACGCATTCTGGATGCAGTCTCTCAGCGGCTGAACGTTCCTCCTGAGAAGGTAATCAGCAACCTGGCTCATTACGGTAATACGTCTGCCGCTTCTATTCCTCTGGCTCTGGACGAAGAGGTGAGGCAGGGCCGGGTTAAACCCGGTGATATTATTGCCAGTTCTGGCTTTGGTGCTGGTCTAACCTGGGGAGCAGCCATTTTTCGCTGGGGACGCTAA